Genomic segment of Prinia subflava isolate CZ2003 ecotype Zambia chromosome 4, Cam_Psub_1.2, whole genome shotgun sequence:
GCTCAGTTTACCTGGTTCTTGCTTACTTTTGGtcactttttttctgtgtgtcttcCCTAAGAACTCCCCATCTGTGACATGGCATATGCACATAGGGCCTGCCTGCAGAAACCATTAAATAAGTCCAGAAACCCTCACAGGCACACAACATTCCTGCTATTTCCACTTAAGGCCCTTTTCAAAGGCAGACCAAAGTGGCAGCCATCTATCCTAGCAAGAAACTGTATGTGCTGAAACTTTTATAAATGTGAAATTAGCCACCTGCAATAACTGTTGTAAAATTGTTAATTAGTAATGGTGACTAGTCTCATTTCTTGCTGTAGTATCAGGGAACTAGCATGAAACAGCAGTAAAAAGGCTCCTACATAGTCCAGGAAAAAAGTTAAACAAGTCTTGCTCCCTCAGTGAAATCGAAAACCTTGCTGAACTTACTGCACGCCCACCTGCTTGCAAGAACTTTGTCACTCTATATCCCAACTGAAATAGCACAAAAGGGAACAGGAAAGAGTGATCTATTTTTTAATGCCTGCTAAAAATTAATCTGGCCTGAAAAGAATTACAAGTCACAAGATGCCACAGAAAACTGGAATGTTTCAGCTTAATAAAATCACAGTTCCCAACCCTGCTTTTTTTACAGTTTGAGGCGTCTGATCTTCAACATACATTCTCATCCTCTTTACTTAATTTAACGAAATACATGGAAGCTCTGAGTAAATAGCATGGCTTCACTCAAGCATGTACTGTATCACAGAAGGATCCACTTCTTCTGCCACCAGACTGGCGTGCAGACTTTGGattgttgcttttttccccaaacgCTGTTTCCACAGGACAAATGCAGCTACAATCTGTGACTGCAGGTTGTGAGGGTGATTGACTTTACATCGATAGATGTCAGTATGGGACAAACCCAAGCACAGAACTACATGCTCCCATTCAGGTCCCAGACTCCTTGCCAGCTTGTTCAACTGCTGATCTGTTGGTGACGTCTTCAAAATGCATGGTGCGACTTCAGATAATTCtgtaaaagagaagaaaaaaaaaaaaaaaagagaaggaaaaagcatgTGTGTCACTAGGCAATGCTGCAATTTCCTTAATGGGAAACCTTGATAAAGGAGGGAATAAGCCTGAGCAAAACTGAGGTgaaagaattaattaattaaagaaacagaacaCATATTTACctagaaaaattaattacataaTCAACCAGAAGATTAATCAGAGGAAAACTAATGCTCAGTGGACCATACTTGGGAGCCTTGTGGTTTTGGAAGTCAGTAATCCAGACATCAGAACTGTACACCAAAGCAGAGACTTCCATAAGTAATTATAGATTTTGGggtaatgaaaaagaaaggtttCAAGGAACCTGTTTCCAGCAGCCGTCATCCTCAATGGGCTTGCACCAGTATGACATAGTGACAAATTACAAACATGAGACCAATAATACCTTATTACTCCTATTCTGTGACTCCATTTATACACTGCAGAAATAACTTTGATCTCTTAGTTAATAGGTattactctatttttttttctgagggtTGTTCACAGGAAATTCTGTCCTAAGATGCTACTTACCCTTTGGCCTGTCATACATGGCAAACTCATCTTGAGAAGACTAACCTTGAGGGTTTTTCCTCTATTTGAGTGAATCCATAAGCATGGCTCAGGTGAACCCAAATGAATAGGGCATCAACACTGTTCACAAACAAATTATGCTTCCTTATCCCTCAGCCCAGTTCTTGTAACATTCCTGAAAGCAGGCATGTATCTGACACAGCTCATTCATCTGAGCTCCTTGAAGATGTTTTCAGGAGAATGCAATGAGGTCCCATATTTTGTCAGAGATCTTTGCTTGATGTTAAGTCCCTAAGGATTGTCCACATACCCAAGAGAATGGACTCTTCATCCAAAAAGGTGTTTCATAATGAACTGGTACCTGAGGAGGACAGGATCAATACAACTACCAAAGCAGCTTTCATAGGAAGCATTAAGATAGCTGTAATTATCAGCACTAAAAATCTTGCAGGGACTGAACCAATCACTTCTTACATACACAACTGATCTCTTCATGTGTTCCCTAAGATAATctgataattaaaataaaaccccagaaGTATTCATATAGTGTTAGTACCTAAGGGAGAATACAGTGCTATTCAGAAACATGCTGTGTGGGATCCAGCTCACCTAACTACAGGTAACACCTCCTGAACTAAATATGTTAGGATTAATTATTGCTGAGAAGAGAAATAGACTCTTCTAAAATACAAATCCTCTCACTGGAAAGAAGATGTCTAAAATAATCAGATTAATTAACTAAGCTCCTCTAAATGTGCACGTTTCTCTCTACTGATTGTAAAAGAAGCACAGGGTATAAGCTCAAACATTGACGTTGATGCTGTAAACAGCCAGTGCCCGTGAAATGATTCTCTGCCTACAAGTTCAAACCCCTTGCCAGCCTTTAAAAAGGTACACCTAGAAAAGCAGCATAAAATACCTACAAAGCATATTTGTTCTTCAATAGCCTTTGTGACCAAAAGCTGAAATTAAGCCAATGCAGTCTGCAATTGCTGCTCTTCTCTTGCTGAAGTTATTGCCACAAAACACAGGCAAAATATCCCTTTGAAAAATTCTGATTATAGCCCATTGGTCCAAAGCAGCAGACTCCTGACAGAAACACTGCTTTGCAAAATCTAATCTATAGCTCCAATATCATGCTCACAGTCTCCACTACAGCAGAACAGCAACACCAGAAAGCACCATCCCTTCATTTTATCAAAAGTAATTGTTTTTGCATAGAACACCCAGAGCCTGCAAATGTTTGTAAAATTTCAGCCAAATAATACACAAGAAATGTACAAAGCTTCTTTGAGTAaagagaaaattgctttttgaaGACTATTTAGGTCTCTTTGATCTTTCCGGCTCTAGACTGCCAAAGGAGTCTGGGGCAAGTGCTGGTTTGTGGATAGGGCAGAGGATGCACAGCTTCTGTAGAACACTGAGCAATACCAGTAGGGCTGCCCTATGCTGTCACGTGTGATACCAGTTTCACAGGTAAGTCAGGACAAGGCAGTGTCTTTCATGAATACAAATAGttgagaataaaataaatatagctACACTATGCTGTCACCAACACCTTTTGATATTAAACCCTTTCCTTGGCTTATAGTTAGCTACTAAGTGTGTACCCACAGAAGTAATACCTGCCTGGGTTTTTGCTCTCACACTGAAGTTTTTATATGTCATGTCCACTAGTCAAATGATTTTGTGATACTGAAATATGATCAAGCAGGAAGGCCTAACAATAATACATGTCAGCTTGTCCATCCAGCCTTTGATATTAGGCAGGCTTTCTTACTACAAGTATCTTAGCTTCAGTCTGTTATCAGCCCTTTAATAAGGATCAGAATAAAACACATCCAGGAGATCTTTTCATCTTACACTACCATCTGATTCTAATATGGATGTGGAAAACTCTGGGACAGAAGCCAAATGTTAAATTTAATACAAAGGACTGGTATTTCagtctcattttattttgtgtgatagctcattttcagctctgatacaaaaacactgaggaaaatCTGAGCTAAATATTACATGACAGGCAATGTTATTTAGAGTTATAGAGAAATATTTAGTGAGATCTTTCAGTTATGACAAACGCAAAATCACAAAAAGATCTGGATATGTGCTAGGATTAATGCCACTCCTAATTTACTAACATAATGGCATTTGAggtgaaatagaaatgagttctCTGTGCTCATGCCCAAACTGCTTTGAATATATtgcaaaaatattaaagataCCTTTTTTTTAGCTATGTTTACTACAAACTCTCATTTATAATCTCCACTTGTCAGGAAATGCCTGAGGGAGGTAATGAGATTAGAGAAAAAGTTTCAATTATGCAGATCCTGCAGTTGCATTTGAAAGGTACTTTTAGGATACTGAGAcctcattttcaaaaaaaaaaaaaaaaaaggtcaagtTTTTCTTGCTCTAGGTGGGTCTGATGAGTTGATGTACGTGCTTCTTCAGGCATGTGCTTCCAGGTAGCAAAACGAGGACTGCACTGTAAAAATGGGAAGAAGTGGGGCTTGGGGTACCACTAGAGTGTGGAGGATTGCTCTAGAGAAGGCAAtttgtgctgctgtcacctccagcGAGAGCACCAAGTGAAACTCTGTGTCTAGCTGTGAGCATGGTCTAGGCTGCAAGTTGCCAGGGCACATGCTGCAGAGATTTAGAGGCTGAAGTCTCACTGCTCATGCTGAAGCTACTAAGGTCCTGAGGAATGAGGGccaacagctctgtgctggggagagAGCCAGCCTGCTGCAGATCTTCTCTCCGGGGCCCaccccctgggctgggctggcatgGTTCTTGGGACCATGAATATCCCCTTCCATAGGGCTGGAGATGGGAAGGACACTCTCCACTCTGGTTGAGAAGCTGAAGCTGACCCAGAGAAAGACCTGCGGCTCCTTCTGTTCAAAGCTGTGGCATGAGGAAATGTGCTTCTCCCCATCGCTGGTGAAGGAAGCCCATCCACACTAAGCTTTATCCTAGTTGTTCCAGTTAAAAACCAGGAGATGTGGACAACTTCTGGCCTGTGTGTACGTCTGTACTTCCAGACCACTGCACAGACCAGGAGTTACAATGGTGCTGGTGAGTGTGGACAGGAAACAGAGCTGGATATAAATAACATCACAGATACAGACCAGACAAAACAGTCACCcagaaaacagacacaaaaaacACATGGGGCAAAGGCAGACAGTCACcgcttttgcatttctttttctttggaacCTCTGTAGCCTTAAGTAGGAGATTCCAAGAAGATACTGGAAAAATCAGGGGGATGGAAAACAAATTCATCTCAGCTGTGTCCCACTTGGCACAAATGGGAAGATGTAGGATACAAGTCCACAcaggagacagcagcaaaaaggGCTGAGGCATTTCTGAGTGACCTGCAAGGTACCCAGCTGATTGCTTAGAACTGCTAAGGCCCAAAGTGCCTTACAGTTTTGTCTAAAGGACCCTTCTCCATGTAAGTGTGACTTCCTTGTGCATGACCAGAAGCATTTGTTGGAGCTTCAGAGAGACTTCTCCCCTGTAAAGTCAATACATTTTAACACAAACCCAACTGTTTGGCTTTTGCTCCCTGCTGAGTGAAAGGGACTTGGATGGAAATTGCATCTGTATTGAAAGTGCTAAAAAGGTCTCAGTCAGTTGCTGCCTAATCCCGTAAGAACAACACCACTAGCAGTTCAGGAGACAGCTGAGGAGTCAGGGATATATTATGGCCCATCTTTCATCTAAGAAGTCTGTCTGTTGGGAAAGGTGTTTCTGCAGACTGgtctctgcttccagcactgtcTCTGTATTTTATCTGTTTCAAGGACCATGTACATACTTGTTGGATAAGACAGGAGTCCCGGAAGAGGAAATGGGAATCCAGCTATCTCTGAGCTGCACATTCTAATGCTGAGGTGTACAGATACATTCCATTTCTCCTGgtaaattacagaaaaaatataaagatttCCCTAGGAAGGGTCAAGAATGCTTCCTAGCCTCCAGAACAGCACCTGCTTGAGAGAAAACTCTCCTGGGAATCAAGCAGTATGCTGAAACCAAGCATGCAAGAGCCCTTGGCAGGAACAATGCTAGGAAAATGCTCTAATTTTTATATAATCACATCAGAAACATGTTGGCAAGTCTGGTCTTCAGAGCCTGCATACCGGAATGGGAGTGTAAAGAGGAGTAAGTGCTTGGGCATGCATCTGGCCtcagcatctcctcctgctAGGTGTATGGAGTCCTTCGGCAATCTGGACTCAAGACACTCACTGTTATTCACCTAACCCACTTATCAGATCCTAATCATGATTTCTACAGAGTtcaaagcaaacattttaaagtcCTCTTTAATCATCTTTTCCGGCATCTGCAGAACAGTTCTTCCCTGAGAAGTGGTAAAGTTAGATTAAGAGGTTCTACAAGTAGCAAACCAAAGAAGCCTGACTTCTCCCCCAGGATGTGAATCCTACAGCTGACTTCAGGTCTTCTCCAGCTGCTTACCTGTTCTCAAGACACTCATGAAACTGCTctttttctcaacagcaaaTAGACAGGCTTCTTGATGTTTGACAAGAGGTTCAGGAGCTACTAGGGGTACATGCATACACAAAATACCCCTCAGCAGAGGAGTACATGGCCCTGGTTACTAGAGAAAATTAAGTTAAACGGGACTCTGAAGCTCCTCAGAACCATCATGGCTAACATGCCATAAGTGGCATGTGGGGCACTTCAGCTAAAGGAAGATATACATAATAATGAATCTAGTGCGAGGTTCTGATTCCCTCTAGCCCACTCAACTAGCCTGAGCCACAGACCCAGCACTGGGTACAGAATCAGTACAACCATTCTGTGCTGGGTAcaacccagcacagcagggttGCCAAGGCTGTGTgttttggcagctgtgctgtgttgcagaaattatttactgaCTAAATGTCACAACAGTAAACAACTTGCACATAAACAGGTGTATTTGCTTTAGAGTAAAATCCCCTTGGCGTGAGCACAATAGTGAGTGTGCCATGAAGAAAGACAACACTTGGCAGAGCAGGTTGGGACAGGTTTTCATAAGCAGCGAGGTGGGGTTGCTGAACCTGAAGTGAAGGACACTACGTAATGCTCCAGCTAATGGAGAACTGGAGATATCTAGGAGCTGCAACCCCTCTGAGCTGCCAGAGATGCTGGATGAAAGGGATAGCAAAGAAGCATTTTGAGGGATCCCAGTAAGTGCTACAGATCACTGAAGTGAAACAGAAGTCTATGGCGGAGATCTTGGTGAAAAGGATAGAATAAAGAGAAGCTGTTGGGTAACTGCAGGGGATGGCTCAGCTTGATTTGTTAGAAAA
This window contains:
- the CRADD gene encoding death domain-containing protein CRADD is translated as MDARDKQLLRSLRLELCTEVLVDGLVIQYLYQEGILTDSHVQEIKAQTTSQRKTMMLLDILPTRGPKAFDAFLDSLQEFPWVKDKLMLKRKEMTIQDPSELSEVAPCILKTSPTDQQLNKLARSLGPEWEHVVLCLGLSHTDIYRCKVNHPHNLQSQIVAAFVLWKQRLGKKATIQSLHASLVAEEVDPSVIQYMLE